A genome region from Mycobacterium florentinum includes the following:
- a CDS encoding class I SAM-dependent methyltransferase: MSPSDGQGLVGAHSAIRAFWEEEGARYDQKDAHGIFSEAERQLWTAALGAIPPSSRVLDIATGTGFVALLLAELGHQVTGFDASRAMLAHARAKAAERGMAITFVEGVTERLPFPDASFDAVTARHFIWTLVEPDKAFAEWRRVLTPGGTLVADCSLNTQVAAHHYSDEVAAALPFSEVGDPEPIVEALRSAGFGDVDLHIVGDDGERQRAVLCARATIGQ; this comes from the coding sequence ATGTCGCCGAGTGATGGTCAGGGCCTAGTAGGCGCGCACAGCGCGATTCGCGCCTTCTGGGAGGAAGAGGGCGCGCGGTACGACCAAAAGGACGCGCACGGCATCTTCTCCGAGGCCGAACGCCAATTGTGGACGGCGGCGCTGGGTGCGATCCCGCCCTCCTCCCGGGTGCTCGACATCGCGACTGGCACGGGATTTGTCGCGCTGTTGCTGGCCGAGCTCGGTCATCAGGTAACCGGATTCGACGCGTCGCGGGCGATGCTGGCGCACGCGCGGGCCAAGGCCGCCGAGCGTGGGATGGCCATCACCTTCGTCGAGGGTGTGACCGAACGGCTGCCGTTTCCCGATGCCAGTTTCGATGCCGTGACGGCCCGGCACTTCATTTGGACCCTGGTCGAACCCGACAAGGCATTCGCCGAATGGCGCCGCGTCCTGACTCCGGGCGGGACGCTGGTTGCCGACTGCTCATTGAATACTCAAGTGGCAGCACATCATTACTCCGACGAGGTCGCGGCCGCGTTGCCGTTCAGCGAAGTCGGCGACCCTGAACCGATTGTCGAGGCGCTGCGATCCGCGGGATTCGGGGACGTTGACCTCCATATCGTCGGCGACGACGGCGAGCGCCAGCGTGCGGTGCTGTGCGCCCGGGCCACTATCGGACAGTGA
- a CDS encoding hydrogenase: MQTVLFTLGLVLFLLGLLTGFVVPALKNPRMALSSHLEAVLNGMFLVLLGLLWPHIHLPNAWEVTAVVLIVYAAYANWIASLLAAAWGAGRKLAPIATGDHEASTAKEGFVSFLLVSLSVAMVVGVGIVIAGL, encoded by the coding sequence ATGCAGACGGTGTTGTTCACGCTCGGGTTGGTGCTGTTCCTGCTCGGCCTGCTCACGGGATTTGTCGTCCCGGCGTTGAAGAACCCGCGCATGGCGCTGTCGAGCCACCTGGAGGCTGTCCTCAACGGCATGTTCCTGGTACTACTCGGCCTACTCTGGCCACATATCCACTTGCCGAACGCTTGGGAAGTAACGGCGGTGGTCCTCATCGTCTACGCCGCCTACGCGAACTGGATCGCGTCGCTGCTGGCGGCGGCATGGGGCGCCGGCCGCAAACTCGCGCCGATTGCGACAGGCGACCACGAGGCGTCAACGGCTAAGGAAGGGTTCGTCAGCTTTCTGCTGGTGTCTCTCTCGGTCGCGATGGTGGTCGGCGTCGGCATCGTCATCGCCGGCCTTTAG
- a CDS encoding LLM class F420-dependent oxidoreductase has translation MTIRLGLQIPNFSYGTSVAELFPSVKAQAQEAEAAGFDTVLVMDHLYQLPGLGEPDEPMLEAYTALGALATATERVQLSTLVTGNTYRNPTLLAKAITTLDVVSAGRAILGIGAGWFELEHKQLGFDFDTFTQRFEKLDEALQIIVPMLHGERPTFDGKWYHTESAINEPRYRDHIPVMLGGAGEKKTFRLAARYADHLNLITDIDDLPRKLDVLRQRCAEIDRDPDTLETSTLLTVVVSDAPVDIGGPRGGRAVVGTPDQIADQIKRRVLDVGVDGVIVNLPTHGYTPGVITKVGEALRPLVDA, from the coding sequence GTGACTATCAGACTCGGATTGCAGATCCCGAACTTTTCCTATGGCACGTCCGTCGCAGAGCTGTTTCCCTCGGTCAAGGCGCAGGCTCAAGAAGCCGAGGCCGCCGGGTTCGACACCGTCCTGGTGATGGACCACCTCTATCAGCTGCCGGGACTGGGTGAACCGGACGAACCCATGCTCGAGGCGTATACCGCGTTGGGGGCGCTGGCCACCGCGACCGAGCGGGTGCAGCTCTCCACGTTGGTCACCGGCAACACTTACCGCAACCCGACCCTGCTGGCCAAGGCGATCACGACGCTTGACGTCGTCAGCGCGGGACGCGCCATCCTGGGTATCGGGGCGGGCTGGTTCGAACTGGAGCACAAGCAGCTGGGGTTCGACTTCGACACATTCACCCAGCGCTTCGAAAAGCTCGACGAAGCGCTGCAGATCATCGTGCCGATGCTGCACGGCGAGCGGCCGACCTTCGACGGGAAGTGGTACCACACCGAGAGCGCGATCAACGAGCCCCGCTATCGCGACCACATCCCGGTCATGCTCGGCGGCGCCGGCGAGAAGAAGACGTTTCGGTTGGCCGCCCGCTACGCCGACCATCTCAACCTGATCACCGACATCGACGACCTGCCCCGCAAGCTGGACGTCTTGCGCCAGCGCTGCGCCGAAATCGACCGCGACCCAGACACTTTGGAGACCAGCACCCTGCTGACCGTGGTGGTCAGCGATGCACCCGTCGACATCGGCGGGCCGCGTGGTGGCCGAGCGGTCGTCGGAACGCCCGATCAGATCGCCGATCAAATCAAACGCCGCGTGCTCGACGTGGGCGTCGACGGCGTGATCGTCAACCTTCCGACCCACGGCTACACGCCCGGCGTCATCACAAAGGTGGGCGAGGCGCTCCGGCCGCTCGTGGACGCGTAA
- a CDS encoding ester cyclase produces the protein MSRLEDYRSLYQAYLKCCNEHDFDGMASFYTAAIKVNDAPMDPAAVAAQFAPIVSAFPDWHWDMRHLVVDDDYISVHFTVTGTHRGIFQGIEATGRRVSISEFTLYRVADGKFAAVWDLADMGAVLQQIGRD, from the coding sequence GTGAGTCGGCTCGAGGACTACCGATCCCTGTACCAGGCTTACCTGAAGTGCTGTAACGAACACGATTTCGATGGAATGGCGTCGTTCTACACCGCGGCCATCAAGGTCAACGACGCCCCGATGGATCCCGCCGCCGTTGCGGCGCAATTCGCGCCGATCGTCTCCGCGTTTCCTGACTGGCATTGGGACATGCGGCACCTCGTCGTCGATGACGACTACATCTCGGTTCACTTCACCGTCACCGGCACTCATCGCGGCATCTTCCAGGGCATCGAAGCGACCGGTCGCCGGGTGAGCATTTCGGAGTTCACCCTCTATCGCGTCGCGGACGGGAAGTTCGCCGCGGTGTGGGACCTCGCCGACATGGGCGCGGTCCTGCAGCAGATCGGCCGGGATTAA
- a CDS encoding FAD-dependent oxidoreductase, with translation MTQVMQTQVCVAGGGPAGMVHALLLARAGVRVVVLEKHNDFLRDFRGDTVHPSTLRIMDELGCIDEFLKLPHTKIDRLAFDTGGSIRTIGDFKVLKWLGFKQPYIAMMPQWDFLDFLAEKASIYPEFTLVRNAEVTDLIFDGDRVVGVRTPGLEVRAELVVAADGRKSAVRAAAGLQTAAAHSPMDVLWFRLKWRPGDPEELFGVVRKGLLMAMIYRGDYWQVAYLMPKGASPRGGPLEEFKEKIVTAQPRLREHVNDLTSWDDTSELDVRVDRLQTWWRTGLLCIGDAAHAMSPAGGVGINLAVADAVAAANILCGPLREGRLTDADLAKVQRRRELPTRIIQAGQVLVQDKAVAPNLSGDLSPIQIPKIIGWGPLQALPALLVGRGFRPEHVRTPDIHA, from the coding sequence ATGACACAAGTTATGCAGACCCAGGTATGCGTTGCCGGAGGCGGCCCCGCCGGCATGGTGCACGCTCTGCTGCTCGCTCGCGCCGGAGTCCGGGTTGTCGTGCTGGAAAAGCACAACGATTTCCTGCGCGACTTCCGCGGCGACACCGTGCACCCAAGCACGCTGCGGATCATGGACGAGCTCGGATGCATCGACGAGTTCCTGAAACTGCCACACACCAAGATCGACCGTCTTGCCTTCGACACCGGCGGCTCGATTCGCACGATCGGCGACTTCAAGGTGCTCAAATGGCTGGGCTTCAAACAGCCCTACATCGCCATGATGCCGCAGTGGGACTTCCTCGACTTCCTTGCCGAAAAGGCTTCTATCTACCCGGAATTCACCCTAGTCCGTAACGCGGAGGTCACCGACCTGATCTTCGACGGCGATCGGGTGGTGGGCGTGCGTACGCCGGGTCTGGAGGTGCGGGCCGAGTTGGTGGTGGCCGCCGACGGGCGCAAGTCGGCGGTGCGCGCGGCGGCGGGGTTGCAGACCGCTGCGGCGCATTCGCCGATGGACGTGTTGTGGTTCCGGCTGAAATGGCGCCCCGGAGACCCCGAAGAACTGTTCGGCGTGGTTCGTAAGGGCCTGTTGATGGCGATGATCTACCGGGGCGACTACTGGCAGGTCGCCTATCTGATGCCGAAGGGAGCCAGCCCGCGCGGTGGGCCGTTGGAGGAGTTCAAGGAAAAGATCGTCACCGCACAACCGCGGCTGCGTGAGCACGTCAACGATCTGACTTCGTGGGACGACACCAGCGAGCTCGACGTGCGGGTGGACCGGCTGCAGACCTGGTGGCGCACCGGGCTGCTGTGCATCGGCGATGCGGCGCACGCGATGTCGCCGGCCGGTGGGGTCGGCATCAATCTCGCGGTCGCCGATGCCGTGGCCGCGGCCAACATCCTGTGCGGCCCCTTGCGCGAAGGTCGGCTGACCGACGCCGACCTGGCCAAGGTGCAGCGCCGCCGCGAGTTGCCGACTCGGATCATTCAAGCGGGTCAGGTGCTGGTGCAGGACAAGGCGGTCGCGCCCAACTTGAGCGGTGACCTGTCGCCGATCCAGATTCCGAAGATCATCGGTTGGGGCCCGCTGCAAGCGCTTCCGGCGCTTCTGGTCGGGCGCGGCTTCCGCCCGGAGCATGTCCGCACTCCGGATATCCACGCCTAG
- a CDS encoding TetR family transcriptional regulator gives MARPVSTPQVVEAALRAAEKLRKDVADVPVAMIAAEAGISRSTLLRRFDGSRTALNDAVRAAGVDPGGLPPVRDRAVAAAAALISESGLAAATLEAVAARADCSVYSLHAVFGGRDELMRAVFEQHSPILDIEEYLAHPVGGLSEIVRGFYRTVANALSREPRVAPAIFAEAFARPTSPAVQSLAAYGPPRLLGVLGRWFDAEIRAGHIRDMPLPLLAQQLLGPIMIHMLTRPVLPNVPGLQLPDIETACDVFATNFVRAVATPRN, from the coding sequence ATGGCCCGGCCGGTATCGACGCCACAAGTGGTGGAGGCCGCGCTGCGCGCCGCAGAAAAGCTGCGCAAGGATGTCGCCGACGTTCCAGTCGCGATGATCGCCGCGGAGGCGGGGATATCCCGGAGCACGCTGTTGCGGCGCTTTGACGGATCCCGCACCGCTCTGAACGACGCCGTCCGCGCGGCCGGAGTCGACCCCGGCGGCCTGCCCCCCGTCCGCGACCGGGCGGTGGCCGCAGCAGCCGCGCTCATCAGCGAATCCGGCCTTGCCGCAGCAACATTGGAGGCCGTCGCCGCCCGGGCCGATTGCTCGGTCTACAGCCTGCACGCGGTTTTCGGCGGGCGCGACGAATTGATGCGCGCCGTCTTCGAGCAGCACAGCCCGATCCTGGACATCGAGGAATACCTGGCGCATCCCGTTGGCGGCCTTTCCGAAATAGTGCGCGGCTTCTACCGAACGGTGGCGAACGCGCTGAGCCGCGAACCCCGGGTTGCCCCAGCGATATTCGCCGAGGCCTTCGCACGGCCCACCAGTCCGGCCGTGCAATCGCTGGCGGCCTACGGCCCCCCGCGGTTACTCGGCGTACTCGGTCGTTGGTTCGACGCCGAAATTCGTGCCGGACATATCCGCGACATGCCGCTACCGCTGCTGGCCCAACAATTGTTGGGCCCCATCATGATTCACATGCTCACCCGGCCGGTGTTGCCGAATGTCCCCGGCCTGCAACTGCCCGACATCGAAACCGCCTGCGACGTCTTCGCAACGAACTTCGTGCGTGCCGTCGCGACGCCGAGGAACTAG
- a CDS encoding DUF2510 domain-containing protein: MTTPAQPGWYDDPENSNAQRYWDGQNWTPHRQRKNTAPTTPDPAPSAPPVLPPPPAATGIPPSDGLGSFVDKGRSHPSRQNKIAIAGVGLVAILIVFAVGVFLFGGNGGAGDSTAAVDKSSKSYQMGLATGTNGQAEIAAYGGFDILTHSYKKLSPHDACEGQWDIDNGAAPDLKLSKTDYMAGCLYGIDHNANSTNASHAPTATVVPPSRKGPNGSTIPNRPGS, encoded by the coding sequence ATGACGACACCCGCCCAGCCCGGCTGGTACGACGACCCAGAGAACTCGAACGCGCAACGCTATTGGGACGGTCAGAACTGGACACCGCACCGTCAGCGAAAGAACACGGCTCCGACGACGCCCGACCCCGCGCCGTCGGCACCGCCCGTGCTCCCACCGCCGCCGGCGGCCACCGGGATACCGCCTTCGGACGGGCTGGGATCTTTCGTAGACAAGGGTCGATCCCACCCATCTCGCCAAAACAAAATCGCCATCGCAGGTGTCGGGCTAGTCGCTATCTTGATTGTGTTCGCGGTGGGTGTGTTCCTGTTTGGCGGTAATGGAGGAGCCGGCGACTCGACGGCTGCGGTGGACAAGTCGTCGAAGTCGTACCAGATGGGGCTGGCGACCGGCACCAACGGTCAGGCCGAGATCGCTGCTTACGGTGGGTTCGATATCCTCACCCACTCGTACAAGAAGCTCTCACCTCACGATGCGTGCGAGGGCCAGTGGGACATCGACAATGGCGCAGCACCTGACCTGAAGCTGTCCAAGACGGACTACATGGCGGGATGCTTGTACGGGATCGACCACAACGCCAACTCGACCAACGCCAGCCACGCACCTACGGCTACGGTGGTGCCCCCGTCGAGGAAGGGACCCAACGGCTCCACAATCCCGAATCGGCCGGGTTCATAA
- a CDS encoding protein kinase family protein — translation MAAQVIQRDRLGALTKIGQGGQGVVYRAPNVKTKFAASMVYKEYKPQILAEIDFTALSAMPALVEQSLSYAQAERLISIAAWPCALVEDAGKSTGFVMPAIPERFFIPLTTVKGMSSTTAEFQHLLNHSSVLAARGIEIDDAQRYTLLREVASGLAFVHRHGVCVGDISPKNLLFSLTPHEAVYFIDCDAMRINGVSALRQVETPGWDTTPGEELATVYSDTYKLGLLALRLLAGDHDTKSPQHVPTSTPDLLRQIITDTLTNAPQSRPLPEAWTYVLGHAIEEAQHRRKATGAAPAPASIPLDPPPIPVVRSRPSAPSGPSIPAPSPSAKPVSTSPDPAPVPSPDSPSAFRGPLGIAITVAVVAIAAVIGVNALAKSHHPRASEIPTAAPYSQPTMQPSQNSASIAQPAPSSAPSAPAYQYFRTQWGTICMVTAEQVTCQVCIPGEHITNAYTCTDPAPGRAISTTGSFFETDAITINTSSDIQPISEGYTYHAEGWTIAGVGGWARFANDTTGHGYKLAPMNYDHF, via the coding sequence ATGGCAGCGCAAGTGATCCAACGCGACAGACTGGGTGCGCTGACCAAGATCGGGCAGGGCGGCCAAGGCGTGGTTTATCGCGCACCCAACGTTAAGACCAAGTTCGCCGCGTCGATGGTCTACAAGGAATACAAACCCCAGATTCTGGCCGAAATCGATTTCACTGCACTATCTGCGATGCCCGCCCTGGTCGAACAGTCGCTGTCTTATGCCCAGGCCGAACGGCTTATCTCGATTGCTGCCTGGCCCTGCGCCCTGGTCGAAGATGCAGGCAAGTCAACGGGATTCGTGATGCCCGCGATCCCCGAGCGGTTCTTCATCCCACTGACAACCGTTAAAGGGATGTCGTCAACCACCGCCGAATTCCAGCACCTGCTCAATCACTCGTCGGTCTTAGCGGCCCGTGGTATCGAAATTGATGATGCGCAACGTTATACGTTGCTGCGCGAGGTGGCCTCAGGGCTTGCATTCGTGCACAGGCACGGCGTCTGTGTCGGCGATATCTCACCTAAAAACCTGCTGTTTTCCCTGACACCACACGAAGCCGTCTACTTCATCGACTGCGATGCCATGCGGATCAACGGTGTCTCGGCCCTGCGCCAAGTCGAAACACCCGGCTGGGACACAACCCCCGGCGAGGAGCTGGCCACCGTCTACTCCGACACCTACAAACTCGGCCTGCTGGCCCTGAGGCTGCTGGCCGGTGACCACGACACCAAAAGCCCCCAGCACGTGCCGACGAGCACACCAGATCTGTTGCGGCAGATCATTACCGACACGCTTACCAACGCGCCACAGAGCCGCCCACTGCCCGAAGCGTGGACCTATGTCTTGGGCCATGCGATCGAAGAAGCCCAGCATCGAAGGAAAGCAACAGGGGCAGCCCCTGCGCCGGCCAGCATCCCACTCGATCCGCCGCCGATACCCGTCGTCCGTTCCCGACCGTCAGCACCCAGCGGACCCTCCATACCAGCGCCCTCGCCATCAGCTAAACCGGTGTCGACAAGTCCTGATCCTGCTCCCGTGCCCAGCCCTGATTCTCCGTCTGCGTTTCGCGGCCCGCTCGGGATCGCAATCACGGTCGCGGTCGTCGCCATCGCAGCGGTCATCGGGGTCAACGCCCTGGCAAAATCGCACCACCCGCGCGCATCCGAAATCCCTACCGCTGCACCGTATTCACAACCAACCATGCAGCCGTCACAGAACTCGGCCTCAATCGCACAACCCGCGCCATCTTCGGCGCCGTCCGCTCCCGCGTATCAGTACTTCAGAACCCAATGGGGGACGATCTGTATGGTCACGGCAGAGCAAGTCACTTGCCAGGTATGCATCCCGGGTGAGCACATCACCAACGCTTATACATGTACCGATCCTGCGCCAGGGCGTGCAATCAGCACCACGGGCAGCTTCTTCGAAACCGATGCCATAACCATCAACACGTCTTCGGACATCCAGCCGATCTCCGAAGGCTATACCTATCACGCTGAGGGCTGGACGATAGCGGGCGTCGGGGGTTGGGCCCGATTTGCAAACGACACGACCGGTCACGGCTACAAGCTCGCCCCGATGAACTACGACCATTTTTGA
- a CDS encoding lipoprotein LpqH has protein sequence MAVVAALSGCSNDKPSTSSSNTSPAAGQATVSVNHVDQTGLGPIVCDVSDYSAEITIKRNGHNMAHASLAWKQGNPPQLKSALLLGIQGTSLRDPELGYGDTPPAVADPTVKKYGNRFVISAYGWNRTDQHAPFDIDVTCP, from the coding sequence ATGGCTGTCGTCGCCGCGCTGTCGGGGTGTTCGAATGACAAACCCAGCACGAGTTCGTCCAATACGTCGCCCGCCGCGGGACAGGCCACGGTCTCGGTCAACCACGTAGATCAAACCGGTCTTGGCCCAATAGTGTGCGACGTGAGCGATTACAGCGCTGAGATCACAATAAAGAGGAATGGCCACAACATGGCGCATGCCTCATTGGCCTGGAAGCAGGGCAATCCGCCGCAGCTCAAATCGGCACTCCTGCTAGGGATCCAAGGCACCTCTTTGCGGGATCCGGAACTCGGGTACGGGGATACGCCGCCCGCCGTGGCGGATCCGACGGTCAAGAAGTACGGCAACCGTTTCGTGATCAGCGCCTACGGCTGGAACCGAACTGACCAACACGCTCCTTTCGACATCGATGTGACCTGCCCATAG